In the genome of Nycticebus coucang isolate mNycCou1 chromosome X, mNycCou1.pri, whole genome shotgun sequence, the window TGGACTTTTGATCTTGCTAGGAAATGGTTACattgaatttacaaaatattatactGTATTTCCTCTTGCTGTATCCATTTCATTTactctgtcattttatttttatgaagctCAGAtaatcattcaaaaatatttctaggcaaaaatttaaattacttcCTTCCAAATGTATTTTCAGAAGACCCAGTTACACATATTAGTCCATCTTTCCCTGACTTCTTTGATTCACCCCATGTAAATATGTTTCATTGATGCCTGTACATAATTATGTTCCTTCCTTGACTTGTTTAttccactcattcatttgttcattcttttgtcaATACTATACACTATGGGTTACAATGGCTATTATGACATATTTTCATATCTGTAAGTCAAGTCCCCTAAAGTAGTCCTCAAAAAATTATTGGCAAATCTTGTGCATTTCTTCTgacatgtaattttatttttattttttataattgtaaaaaaTCTATTTGGATTTTGATTGAAAATACAAGCCATTGCTGAATATTGGCATTATAAATtatcactaaataaataaatttagctttTTTACCTTAGAGACTGCCTGAATTCAGGTGGGAAAATCATCTTGATTGCAAATCAAGATATGTAATTCTCATTGTCTAATGCCATGATTTGCTACTTATGTGCTTTTTCTATCTGGTTGTCTTATTCTCAAGTGTCAAATCTTTTGGAGTGCATTTACTCCTGGATCTGGCCCCCAGAGCCCTCCAAAGTGATTTTCATGTAAATCTCATGGTGTTATTTTATCTCATGCTGTGTTAAATATACTCTATGATATTTTTGAAGATCTaattcaaacaataaaaacaatttctatcAAAGGAtataatgtatctttatttatttatttttaagaagaatgGCAGGTTTACTTGAGTGGATATAAAAATCACGAAAAGTCACTGGATCAATTAATCAAAAGGGGAGAAAGACAAATGCTCgaaatttaaaatgacaaaggTGACATAGTCTTCAATACAAAGGAACTTCAAGTCTCCTACCTGCAAAGTTGTGGCATTCTGTTCAAATACATTGGAACACAGATGCAATGGATAATTTTCTAGGGAAGCACAATTTACCCACATTGGCCCCAGAAGAGGCAAAAATTCCAATGAGATAAACTCATGCAACACATGCTGAATTTGGATAAAGAATTCTTCTATAAAACAGCACCCAGGAGCCGGCACGGGCTCCGCCCCTCCTCAGGGCCTTGTCGGCGGGCGCGTGGTACCTAGCGGGAGCGAGCACGCAGCAGCCTGAGAATGCGCCAAACGTCTGCGTCTGCGACTGCGAAGGTGAGGTGGTTAGGCGGAAGCCCGGCCATTGAGGGGAACGCTCTCCAGCAGTGGCGGCAACCCAGAGTGTCTGTTCCGTCTGGGTGCCAAGGCGGTGGTGCTTCTCGCGTCAGCGGAAGTTGAGGGCTGAGCACATTTGAGCCAGGACTGGGTTCCAGGAGCCTTCTCGGCCCACAGAAATGAGCCGTGGGCCTGACAGAGTACAGCCTGATGATCCCTCACAGAGTCCACCCCTGCCTGACACGAGTCCATCCAGCAGTGACTTGAGGAAACTTTTTGAGTGTCCATTCTGCTTTGAGTATGTGTTACCACCCATCGTTCAGTGTCAATGTGGTCATCTTGTTTGTGTCAGCTGTCGCCAAAATCTGGCTTCTTGTCCAACTTGCCAGGGCCCATTGGGATCCATTCGCAACTTGGCTATGGAGAAAGTGGCCAATTCACTTACGTTTCCATGTAAATATGCCTTGTCTGGGTGCGGACTAACTCTGCCACCCACAGAAAAAGCAGACCACGAAGAGCACTGTGAGTTTAGGCCTTATTCCTGTCCGTGCCCCGGTGTCCTCTGTCAGTGGGAAGGCTCTTTGGATGCTGTGATTCCCCATTTGATGGGCCAGCATGACTCCGTTACAGTACTACAGGGAGAGACTACAATTTTCCTTGCTATGAACATTAATGTTCATGGTACTTTTTACTGGGTAATGATGCAGTCCTGTTTTGGCTTGCACTTCCTGGTGGTCTTGCAGAAGCAGGAAAACCACCCTGGTCAAGTGAGGTTCTGTGCAATTCTACAGCTGCTAGCAACAGCCCAGCAAGCGGAAAATTTTACTTACCGACTTGAGCTCAAAGGTCATAGACGGCAACTGACTTGGGAAGCAACTCCTCAGTCTATTCGGGAGGGAATTGAGACAGCCATGATGAACAGTGACTGCCTTGTCTTTGACATCAACACTGCACAGCTTTTTGCAGAAAATGGCCATTTAAGCATCATTGTAACTATTGCCCGGTATTGAAATGGCAATAAGACATTTTCTGACCAGTGTTTAGAACTTTAATTTCGCAGAAAATAAGGCATCCCTCTGCCTGCCAACCCGAAAGTCTTTTTGTTGGTAGAAGGTAAATAAAAGGCTGTAAAATACAGGAAGCAGTTTCGTGTAGTAACACTGATATCTTAAAAATAAGTCAACAGTAAAccactgaaaatatatatttgtacatgGAAGGTGGGtatctttgttattaaaaaaggaagcattgtaaaataattctgaGTTTTGTGCTTGTACTACATTGATTATATTGCTGAAAAGTactgggtttgttgttgtttgcgtgtatgtgtgcgtgtgctcgtgtgtgtgcttttgtgtgtgtgtaagtaagcgaacctgtgtgtgtgtgtgtgcatgcgcgtGCCTGTGTGTGGGTTATTTTCACTTGAACTGACAAGCCATCTTGAGTGGTCATGGACCCCTTCTTTTCCCCTTTGGGAGTCATTACATAGtgctgctgtgtttttttttgtgtgtgtgtatttgctaattttattctagtttttgattaaataaatttgactttattttctctaattcaggttttttaaattagatcatagctgtgtccattgtgcatttatggggtgcaatgtgctggttttatatataatttgaaatacaacaaacttttactgcactttcttaatttttgtattaagacatttatactttacacttactagatttgacatgtacccttgtaaaatgcactatgGGTGTGGTACCATCAAttagcctccctccacccattgttcctcctcccctctccttcccctcctctctccccttcatcttgggctgtagttgggttatagcttccatatggAAGTataggtgcttatatattggtttcacagtagagcTCAGTAcactggataccttttcttccattattgagatactttactgagaagaatatgttccagatccatcaatgtaagcataaaagaggtgaagtctccatctattttaagcttgcataatattccatggtgtacatataccacaattgattaatccatttgtgggtcgatgggcacttgggcttcttccatgacttggcaattaggaattgggctacaataaacattctagtgcaaatatctttgttataaagttatttttgtccttatggatatatacctagtagcaGAATGGCAGGATgaagggcaggtctatttttagatccctaagtgatctccaaacttctttccaaaaggaacataatagtttctattcccaccagcagtgtagaagtgttcccttttgtacACATGCATGCCAACGTCTATCGTTTTGGGATTCTGTTATGTGGGctctcttactagagttagatgatatctcaaagtggttttgatttgcctttctctgatgattaaggatgatgagtatgttttcatgtgtctgtaggccttgtgcctgtcttcttaagagaagtttctttttttttttttttttgtagagacagagtctcactgtaccgccctcgggtagagtgccgtggcgtcacacccctcacagcaacctcttaactcttgggcttacgcgattctcttgcctcagcctcccgagcagctgggactacaggcgcccgccacaacgcccggctattttttggttgcagtttggccggggctgggtttgaacccgccaccctcggcatatggggccggcgccctactcgctgagccacaggcgccgcccattaagagaagtttctattcagatCCCTTGCGGACAATGAGATgtggtcacttgttcttttcttgctaatatgtttgagttctctgtggattcttattatcaaacctttgtcagtgacataacctgcaaatatcttctccaattctgagggctttctgcttgctttacttactgtgttcttggctgtgcagaagctttttagtttgatcagatcccagtaatgtatttttggtgttgcttcaattgccagtgggggtcctcctcataaagtattctcccaggccaattttttcaagtgtttctcctgcactctttccaagaatctttatagtttcatatcttaaatttaaatcttttatccagtgagagtcaatttttgtttatggtgaaaggtgtgggttcagtttcagtcttgtataagtcaccagccaattcatccagcaccatttgttaaaaagggaatatttctcccactgaatgtttttgataggcttatcaaagataaaatgatgataagtagctgtgttcatctcttggttctgtattctgttccaaacatctaccatcctgtttttgtgccagtaccatgctttttggATCACTATAGaatagtctaaagtctggtagcgttattcctcttgatttgtttttatttatgagtaatgtcttggctaatcaaggttttttctgattctgtataaaacgaagtattatttttttcaaggtctttaaagtacgacagtggtgctttaatagggattgcattaaatttgtacattactttgggtagtatggacattttaacaatgttgattcttcccagccatgagcatggtgtgtttttccatttgttaacatcttcatctatttctttctcagagtttcatagttctctttagagagatttttcacgtctttAGTTCGGtagattcccaaatatttcatcttctttggcactactgtagaaggaatacagtccttgactgatttttcagcttgattattattggtatatataaaacctactgatttgtgagtattgattttgtatcctgagatgttgctatactccttgatcacttctaagagttttgtagttgagtctcttgggttttctaggtatgaaatcgtatcatctgcaaagagtggaagtttgatctgctctgaccctatttgggtacccttgattgctttctctcgcctgattgcaatggctaatacttccattacaatgttcaataGCAGTGGAAACAAGGTGCACCCTTGCATGGTTCTTGAtttgagtggaaatattttcaaatttactaCATCAATATGATACTTGCTGTGTGTGGGGTTGCTGTGACGGCCTCTATccgtttaagaaaagtcccttctatacctattttctgaagtgttctaatcaggaaaggatgctggattttatcaaaagtattttctgcatgaattgagagaatcatatggtctttgttttgtttatgtggtgtattatatttatagatttatgtatgttgacccaatcttgagaccctgggataaaaccaacttggtattggtgtataattttttaatgtgttgctggatctgaaatagatttcctgaacaaaccaatttcaagcactgagatcaaataaacaataaaaaaaaaaaatctcccaacaaaaaaatgccctggtctgtatggcttcacaccagaattctatcaaaccttcaaagaagagcttattcccatactgcagaagttattccaaaaaattgaggaagaaggaatcttccccaacacattctgtgaagcaaacatcaccctggtatCAAAACAAGgtaaagacacaactaaaaaggaggACTTTAGaccaatttaactaatgaatatagatgcaccaattctcaacaaaatcctagccaattgattacagcttatcatccaaaaagtcatacatcatgatcaaataggtcttatcccagggatgcaaggctggtttaatatacgtaaatccataaacattattcactacATTAACGAAGGCAAAAACAAAgcctatatgatcctctcattagatgcagaaaaagcatttggtaaaatccagcatccttttctaattagaacactgaaaagtttaagcataagtggcacatttatgaaactgattgaaactatctatgacaaaaccttagctaatattttactgaatggagttaaactgaaaggttttccacttagacctggaaccagacaaggatgtcctctgtcaccattactattcgacatcatgctggaagttctagccaataccactgggcaagagaaggaaataaagggcatccaaatgggagcagtggaggtcaaactctccctctttgctgatgatatgattttatacatagagaaccccaaagactcaaccaggaGACTcttggaaatcatcaaaaaatacagtaatgtctccagatataaaatcagtgtccacaaatcagttgcctttgtatacaccagtaacagccaacgtgagaggctaattaaggacataactcccttcaccatagcaccaaagaaaatgacatacctaggaatatacctaacaaaaaaggtgaaggacctctataaagaaagttatgaaaccctaagaaaggaaagagcagaggactttaacaaatggaagaacataccatgctcatggctgggaagaatcaacattgttaaaatatctatacttcccagagcaatctacagattcagtgcaatccccattaaagtgccatcatcatagtttaaagatttgggaaaaaaataattaaataattattttttatagcacCAGAAGAAACCATGTATAgctaagaatcaacattgttaaaatgtctgtacttcccagagcaatctactgattcaacaccatccctattgaAATACTAACATCCTATTTCAAGGCTTGGATGAATTAAGTTTTTTATcgtattcactaaggattttttgaatttatgaggtgtctgttgttattttgccttgatcatttctgattgatgatattagggattttactcttcttcttctagttaggttagccaaaggtttatcaattttattaaacttttcaaagaacctactttttgattcattgatcttttgaataattcttttgttttcaatttcattgaattcttctctaatgttggttatttcttttcttctgctggatttggggttggaatgttcttccttttccagttgcttataGTACCTCATTAAGTCGTTTACTTCCTGTCTTActgttcccttgaggaaggcttgcaatgctataaatttccctcttaggattgcctttgcagtatcccataagTTCTGAcaattcatatcttcattgtaattttgttccaagaattttccaatttccttcttaatctcatctatgacccagctatcattcaacataaggttatttagtttccatgtctctGTATGATTATGCatatacctgttattggtgagttcaacttttattgtgtgatgatctgagaaaatacaaggaataatttctatatgtctaaatttgctgaagttagacttgtgacctaagatgtgatcaattttggaggatgttccatgggcttatgagaaaaatgtgtattcagttttgttaggatgaaatgttctgtagatgtgtgttaaattcaattgttgtatagTGAAGTTTACgtccaaaatttctttactttgtttaatcttagaggatctatccaatcctgccaaaggggtgttaaaatctccaactattatggtgctggaagatatcaattttttcatgtttgttaggatcttctttataaattgaaggagcattctggttggactcataaatgataataattgagatctcttcatgttgggtgtttcctttgacaaatacAAAGTGACTATCCTTTCTTTCCTTACCATTACTGGTTTAAaacctagtgtatctgcaaataaaattgtaacacctgcttttttctgatttccattagtctgaattatagatgtccaacccttcaccttgagtctatttttatccttttagttAAGGTGAGACTCTTGCATGCAACAGATATAGGTCTGAGTTTacgtatccagtccgccaacctaggcctatttagaggacaatttaagccattcacattaattgagaggatTGAAAAGTGTaatagtgttttgggtgtcatgtttttcatatgtctaGTGTATATTTTTGGTCCTTATCTttctgtggaagttaggttttttcaacagtttctgggtgagtttactttgttcGTGGACCAttctgctggtcattatggaggatggaaCTGAGactatcttggagagctggtttggttgtggcaaatttcttcaacatcagtatgtcattaaagtatttgatttctccgtcatagatgaagcttagtttagctggatacaggatcttgggctggaagtaattttgttttaggagattaaaggtcaaagACCAACTtcttctggcttagaaagtttTGGCAGAGAGATTAGCAGTCATTCTGTTGTTTCTCCCTTTATATATACATGATTTTCTAATatctagctgcttgcagaattttctccttcgttttaactttggtgaagttagtTGAAATCtgcctaggagatgctttatttggattgagttgtgctggggttctgaaactgtctgctatctgaatttcagtatcccttgcaatacttgggaaattctcttccaaagtctcttggagtaaagcatctgtgcttttaggaccatcctcttctccttctggaattcctataagatgaatatttgctcttttggagtgatccctcaactctctcagggaaagatcagtttttcctctccatctgtctgcctctttgaatgtttgagagcattcaaaagctttgtcttcaatatcagaaatcctttcttctgcctgctccactctattacaTAAGGAATCTACTAAGTTTTGGAGCTCCTcgaacaatttttttcatttcactgagCTCTGCTAGCTGAtttctcattatgttcatatcCTTGGTAAATTTGTCTTCTAATTCACTTACTTATTGACATAACTTTTGGGATTGTAATAGTCATCTTTTCTTccaatttattcatcttatttgccattcaaattctgaattatatttctgacatttcagccatttgtttatgaatgacaTCTTCTAATGtatctcttttttcattccttggtggagttgatttcctctgattattcatgtttccagagttccTCCTCTGGTTCTGCCCCATGCTTAATTTCTGTAGTTTGGGTATTAAAACTGGAAGGGTGTGTGATTAAATTGGGGGTTCCAGGAATATAGTTACCTAGCCCTTTACTAAAGAGCAGGGACTAGTGATT includes:
- the LOC128577086 gene encoding E3 ubiquitin-protein ligase SIAH1-like translates to MSRGPDRVQPDDPSQSPPLPDTSPSSSDLRKLFECPFCFEYVLPPIVQCQCGHLVCVSCRQNLASCPTCQGPLGSIRNLAMEKVANSLTFPCKYALSGCGLTLPPTEKADHEEHCEFRPYSCPCPGVLCQWEGSLDAVIPHLMGQHDSVTVLQGETTIFLAMNINVHGTFYWVMMQSCFGLHFLVVLQKQENHPGQVRFCAILQLLATAQQAENFTYRLELKGHRRQLTWEATPQSIREGIETAMMNSDCLVFDINTAQLFAENGHLSIIVTIARY